Proteins encoded by one window of Flavobacterium sp. N502540:
- a CDS encoding glycoside hydrolase family 28 protein, which translates to MTFKHFIFLFLSWASFAQSTEFPSTKVDSIVNRIQLPVIPSYQINIIKLGAKGDSITNNKPFFDKAMALCKKNKGGTIIVPKGIYKINGPIHFVSNVNLKLEKGAKIKFSDTPTDYLPMVLTSWEGTILYNYSPLIYANQCSNIAITGEGTIDGNGGEIWKSFKSKEGAGKNRSREMNHSSTPFEDRKFGEGYFLRPQMIQFLNCKNILVENIHIENSPFWCLHLLKSQSITVRGVHYKSLNHNNDGIDPEYAKDVLIENVTFDNGDDNVAIKAGRDDEGRSNSATPSENIVIRNCKFKGLHGVVIGSEMSAGVQNVFVENCETAGYLKRGIYLKTNADRGGFIRNVFVRNIKLDEVEDCLYITANYHGEGSGFQSEISNISFSNITCNKATASGIVIQGFPDKKVRNISFNSINIKWAKNAISSENAKDVLLNEVVIGEKATVPTAAK; encoded by the coding sequence TCAGCTTCCCGTAATTCCTTCGTATCAAATTAATATTATAAAGTTGGGAGCAAAGGGTGATTCCATTACCAATAACAAACCTTTCTTTGATAAAGCAATGGCTTTGTGTAAAAAGAATAAGGGAGGGACAATCATTGTTCCAAAAGGAATTTATAAAATCAATGGTCCGATTCATTTTGTGAGTAATGTCAATCTTAAATTAGAAAAAGGAGCAAAAATTAAATTCAGCGATACTCCGACAGATTATTTACCAATGGTTTTAACGAGTTGGGAAGGAACGATATTATACAATTACAGCCCGTTGATTTATGCTAATCAATGTTCAAATATAGCTATAACAGGAGAAGGAACGATAGACGGTAACGGAGGTGAAATCTGGAAAAGTTTTAAATCAAAGGAAGGCGCTGGAAAAAACAGAAGCCGTGAAATGAATCATAGTAGTACACCTTTTGAGGACAGGAAATTTGGAGAAGGATACTTTTTGCGTCCGCAGATGATTCAGTTTTTAAATTGTAAAAACATTTTGGTTGAAAATATTCATATTGAAAATTCTCCTTTTTGGTGTTTGCATTTATTAAAATCGCAAAGTATTACGGTGCGTGGTGTACATTACAAATCATTGAATCATAATAACGATGGAATCGACCCGGAGTATGCGAAAGATGTTTTAATTGAAAATGTAACCTTTGATAATGGCGATGATAATGTAGCCATAAAAGCAGGAAGGGATGATGAAGGAAGATCTAATTCGGCTACTCCAAGCGAGAATATTGTCATTAGAAATTGCAAGTTTAAAGGACTTCATGGAGTAGTGATTGGGAGCGAAATGTCGGCGGGAGTTCAGAATGTATTCGTCGAAAACTGTGAAACAGCAGGGTATTTAAAACGAGGTATTTATTTGAAAACCAATGCTGACAGAGGCGGTTTCATCAGGAATGTTTTTGTGCGAAATATAAAACTCGATGAGGTCGAGGATTGTTTGTATATCACGGCCAATTATCACGGAGAAGGAAGCGGTTTTCAATCTGAGATTTCAAATATTTCATTCTCGAATATTACCTGCAACAAGGCCACGGCATCCGGAATTGTAATTCAGGGATTTCCGGACAAAAAAGTGCGTAACATCTCCTTTAATTCGATCAATATCAAGTGGGCAAAAAATGCAATTTCAAGCGAAAATGCCAAAGATGTATTGCTAAATGAAGTAGTTATCGGAGAAAAAGCAACGGTGCCAACGGCAGCGAAATAG